The following proteins are encoded in a genomic region of Xanthomonas cassavae CFBP 4642:
- a CDS encoding membrane protein produces the protein MNLRPLLYLGVLSLATLAPLAFAAKDDPQVDALNRRLAVLQSDPQTGDLARYERLQAQQTVAALAEAKRRDRDELVFLADRRVEIAELTARTALARRELDRLEGTRNDLLIEASRRDASRARQEAERLRVQAQIQAEEAERMRQAAEQETLARQDAELALTSVAGKQTAKLNAAQQKAVQLAHEEAELVAGAKLPPAKFDTRGEVFSLGSAAFGGKAALSGDAAGQAKALAEYLNIGKKGRVSIVGFDNDAATAKKRAEAVRDALVAAGVASARLQVIGSKAAASKTRAAEVVVSP, from the coding sequence ATGAACCTGCGCCCCTTGCTGTATCTGGGTGTGTTGAGCCTGGCGACACTGGCGCCGCTGGCCTTTGCGGCCAAGGACGACCCGCAGGTCGATGCGCTGAACCGGCGCCTGGCCGTGCTGCAGAGCGATCCGCAGACCGGTGACCTGGCCCGCTACGAACGTCTGCAGGCGCAGCAGACCGTGGCCGCGCTGGCCGAAGCCAAGCGCCGCGACCGCGACGAGCTGGTGTTCCTGGCCGACCGCCGGGTCGAAATCGCCGAACTCACCGCCCGCACCGCACTGGCGCGGCGAGAGCTCGACCGCCTGGAAGGCACCCGCAACGATCTGCTGATCGAAGCCAGCCGCCGCGATGCTTCACGCGCGCGCCAGGAGGCCGAGCGCCTGCGCGTGCAGGCGCAGATCCAGGCCGAGGAGGCCGAGCGCATGCGTCAGGCCGCCGAGCAGGAAACCCTCGCCCGCCAGGATGCCGAGCTGGCCTTGACCAGCGTGGCCGGCAAGCAGACCGCCAAGCTCAACGCCGCCCAGCAGAAGGCCGTGCAGCTCGCGCACGAGGAAGCCGAACTGGTCGCCGGGGCCAAGCTGCCGCCCGCCAAGTTCGACACCCGGGGCGAGGTCTTCTCGCTGGGTAGTGCTGCCTTCGGTGGCAAGGCGGCGTTGTCCGGCGATGCCGCCGGGCAGGCCAAGGCCCTGGCCGAATACCTGAACATCGGCAAGAAGGGCCGGGTCAGCATCGTCGGCTTCGACAACGACGCTGCCACCGCCAAGAAGCGTGCCGAAGCGGTGCGCGACGCGCTGGTGGCCGCCGGGGTCGCCAGTGCACGTCTGCAGGTCATCGGCAGCAAGGCCGCCGCCAGCAAGACGCGCGCAGCCGAGGTCGTTGTTTCGCCGTAA
- a CDS encoding DUF4398 domain-containing protein encodes MTASFAYLRRSLYGIACFMVLSSPAAAQVAPELTAAEQAVQRATQADADQYAPDLVNLARQELMQAQQAQLDKRQRKQVPQLALRAAADADLAKARSEEAVVSAQLEQRRKEVAQLQITLNTGEGAR; translated from the coding sequence ATGACGGCTAGCTTCGCATACTTGCGGCGATCCCTGTATGGCATCGCCTGTTTCATGGTTCTTTCCTCTCCGGCCGCCGCCCAGGTGGCACCGGAGCTCACCGCCGCCGAACAGGCGGTGCAACGCGCCACCCAGGCCGACGCCGACCAATACGCTCCGGATCTGGTCAACCTGGCCCGCCAGGAGTTGATGCAGGCCCAGCAGGCGCAACTGGACAAGCGCCAGCGCAAGCAGGTGCCGCAACTGGCCTTGCGCGCCGCCGCCGATGCCGACCTGGCCAAGGCGCGCAGCGAGGAGGCCGTGGTCAGCGCCCAGCTGGAGCAACGCCGCAAGGAAGTGGCGCAGCTGCAGATCACCCTCAACACCGGGGAGGGTGCCCGATGA
- a CDS encoding PilT/PilU family type 4a pilus ATPase, with translation MDIGYFLKLMTEKNASDMFLTTGAPVYIKIEGKLYPLGNTGLPPGMVKKIAYSLMDEGQVPQFERELELNMAIALPDAGRFRVNVFKQRGEVGMVIRAIRSRIPSIEELNLPQVLKDVIMTPRGLVLVVGSTGSGKSTSLASMIDHRNSTTTGHILTIEDPIEYLHKHKMSIVNQREVGLDTHAFQSALKNAMREAPDVILIGEILDAETMEAAIAFAETGHLCLATLHSNNADQTIERILNFFPESAHKNVLMNLALNLRAVVSQRLVKGVDGRRRPATEVLLNTPMIRDLLRRGQVHEVKAAMEESLEEGMQTFDQCLFRMVKTGEIEQEEALRAADSRDGLALKFRLSEGGSGEHDPYADYEAASAPKISHGFI, from the coding sequence ATGGATATCGGCTACTTCCTGAAGCTGATGACCGAAAAGAATGCCTCGGACATGTTCTTGACCACCGGCGCGCCGGTCTACATCAAGATCGAAGGCAAGCTCTACCCGCTCGGCAATACGGGGTTGCCGCCGGGGATGGTCAAGAAAATCGCCTACTCATTGATGGACGAAGGCCAGGTACCGCAGTTCGAGCGCGAGCTCGAGCTCAACATGGCCATCGCCCTGCCCGATGCCGGCCGCTTCCGCGTGAACGTGTTCAAGCAGCGTGGCGAGGTGGGCATGGTGATCCGTGCCATCCGCAGCCGGATCCCGAGCATCGAAGAGCTCAACCTGCCGCAGGTGCTCAAGGACGTCATCATGACCCCGCGCGGGCTGGTGCTGGTGGTGGGCTCGACCGGCTCCGGCAAGTCGACTTCGCTGGCCTCGATGATCGACCACCGCAACAGCACCACCACCGGGCACATCCTCACCATCGAGGACCCGATCGAATACCTGCACAAGCACAAGATGTCGATCGTGAACCAGCGCGAGGTGGGCCTGGACACGCATGCCTTCCAGAGCGCGCTGAAGAATGCGATGCGCGAAGCGCCGGACGTGATCCTGATCGGCGAGATCCTGGACGCCGAGACCATGGAGGCCGCCATCGCCTTCGCCGAAACCGGCCACCTGTGCCTGGCGACGCTGCACTCCAACAATGCCGACCAGACCATCGAGCGCATCCTCAATTTCTTCCCGGAAAGCGCGCACAAGAACGTGCTGATGAACCTGGCGCTGAACCTGCGCGCGGTGGTCTCCCAGCGCCTGGTCAAGGGCGTGGATGGACGCCGCCGGCCGGCGACCGAAGTGCTGCTCAATACGCCGATGATCCGCGACCTGTTGCGTCGCGGCCAGGTACACGAGGTCAAGGCAGCGATGGAAGAGTCGCTGGAAGAAGGCATGCAGACCTTCGACCAATGCCTGTTCCGGATGGTCAAGACCGGCGAGATCGAGCAGGAAGAAGCGCTGCGTGCTGCCGATTCGCGTGACGGCCTGGCGCTGAAGTTCCGCCTGTCCGAAGGCGGCTCCGGCGAACACGACCCGTATGCCGATTACGAGGCGGCATCGGCACCGAAGATCAGCCACGGGTTTATCTGA
- the maiA gene encoding maleylacetoacetate isomerase, with product MSAALELFSYWRSSAAYRVRIGLQLKALDHLIHPVHLVRDGGEQHAPAYVQLNPQELVPTLRHGSVVIAQSLAILEYLEDAFADTAALLPSAPADRARVRALAQLIACDVHPLNNLRVTQLLERDFALDAAQRLQWTRHWMQRGFAALEAQLARDTHTGRFCQGDAPGLADCVLIPQLYNAHRFDVDLAPYPTLQRIEQACLALPAFDAARPEMQVDAVA from the coding sequence ATGAGCGCGGCCCTGGAGCTGTTTTCGTACTGGCGCTCCAGCGCGGCCTACCGCGTGCGCATCGGGTTGCAATTGAAGGCGCTGGACCACCTCATCCATCCAGTGCACCTGGTGCGCGATGGTGGCGAGCAGCATGCGCCGGCCTACGTGCAGCTCAATCCGCAGGAACTGGTGCCCACGCTACGCCATGGCAGCGTGGTGATCGCGCAGTCGCTGGCGATTCTGGAGTATCTGGAAGACGCGTTTGCAGACACCGCCGCGCTGCTGCCATCTGCGCCGGCCGACCGTGCTCGCGTGCGCGCGCTGGCGCAACTCATCGCCTGCGATGTGCATCCGCTCAACAACCTGCGCGTCACCCAGCTGCTGGAGCGCGACTTTGCGCTGGACGCCGCGCAACGCCTGCAGTGGACCCGGCACTGGATGCAGCGCGGGTTCGCCGCACTGGAAGCGCAGCTGGCGCGCGATACGCACACCGGGCGTTTCTGCCAGGGCGACGCACCAGGCCTGGCCGACTGCGTGCTGATTCCGCAGCTCTACAACGCACACCGATTCGACGTCGATCTGGCACCGTATCCCACCTTGCAACGCATCGAGCAGGCCTGCCTGGCGTTGCCGGCCTTCGATGCGGCACGGCCCGAAATGCAGGTGGATGCGGTGGCGTGA
- a CDS encoding fumarylacetoacetate hydrolase family protein encodes MKLGSLKEGGRDGSLIVVSRDLNKAVRATGIAPTLQRALEDWSNSAPRLNALADALEDGSADGVFDLDPQALAAPLPRAYEFVDGSAYLPHVERVRRARNAEVPESFYTDPLMYQATSAGFYGPRDAIKVISEDHGIDLEAEIVVITDDVPMGASPEQAAAHIQLIGLVNDVSLRTLIPAELAKGFGFVQSKPRSALSPVFVTPDELGAAWRGNKVHLPLVTHVNGAWFGAPEAGNDMQFDFAQLVAHAARTRPLSAGTIVGSGTIANQDTTLGASCFAEQRVVETLRDGTPSTPFMSFGDEVRIEMFAADGSSIFGAIEQRVERQPLP; translated from the coding sequence ATGAAGCTAGGTTCCCTGAAGGAAGGCGGCCGCGACGGCAGCCTGATCGTGGTCTCGCGCGACCTGAACAAGGCCGTACGTGCCACCGGCATTGCGCCCACCCTGCAGCGCGCGCTGGAGGACTGGAGCAATAGTGCGCCGCGCCTGAATGCCCTGGCCGACGCGCTGGAGGACGGCAGCGCCGACGGCGTGTTCGACCTGGATCCGCAGGCGCTGGCCGCGCCGCTGCCGCGCGCCTACGAATTCGTCGATGGCAGCGCTTACCTGCCGCATGTGGAGCGCGTGCGCCGCGCCCGCAATGCGGAAGTGCCGGAAAGCTTCTACACCGACCCGCTGATGTACCAGGCCACCAGTGCCGGGTTCTATGGACCGCGCGATGCCATCAAGGTGATCAGCGAGGACCATGGCATCGACCTGGAAGCGGAGATTGTGGTCATCACCGACGATGTGCCGATGGGCGCCTCGCCCGAGCAGGCGGCCGCGCATATCCAGCTGATCGGTCTGGTCAACGATGTCTCGCTGCGCACCCTGATTCCGGCCGAGCTCGCCAAGGGCTTTGGATTCGTGCAGTCCAAGCCGCGCTCGGCGTTGTCGCCGGTGTTCGTCACCCCCGACGAGCTGGGCGCGGCCTGGCGCGGCAACAAGGTGCATCTGCCGCTGGTGACCCATGTCAACGGCGCCTGGTTCGGTGCACCGGAAGCCGGCAACGACATGCAGTTCGACTTCGCCCAGCTGGTGGCGCACGCGGCCAGGACCCGGCCGCTGTCGGCCGGCACCATCGTGGGTTCGGGCACCATCGCCAACCAGGACACCACGCTGGGCGCGTCATGTTTCGCCGAACAGCGCGTGGTGGAAACCTTGCGCGACGGCACGCCGAGCACGCCGTTCATGTCCTTCGGCGACGAGGTGCGCATCGAGATGTTCGCCGCCGACGGCAGCAGCATCTTCGGCGCGATCGAACAGCGCGTCGAACGGCAGCCGCTGCCGTGA
- a CDS encoding DEAD/DEAH box helicase has product MSFESLGLAPFLLRALAEQGYETPTPIQQQAIPLVLEGHDLLAGAQTGTGKTAAFGLPLLQHLGTSPQPVNGPRKPRALILTPTRELATQVHDSLRGYSKYLRIPSAVIYGGVGMGNQLDALRRGVDLLIACPGRLIDHIERRSVDLSGIEVLILDEADRMLDMGFLPSIKRILTKLPRQNRQTLLFSATFEENIKQLALEFMRNPMQIQVTPSNTVAESITHRVHPVDGARKRDLLLHLLAQDSREQTLVFARTKHGSDKLALFLEKSGIKTAAIHGNKSQGQRMRALSDFKAGRVTVLVATDIAARGIDIDQLPKVINYDLPMVAEDYVHRIGRTGRNGSTGEAISLVAQDEAKLLRQIVRMLGRDVDIRDVPGYEPQTPIRWGNSAPGRAEQPGGDRAPRKSHARRPHGDAPRQAHAHAGPKKPGGQRSGGPRQANAGAGAGRRDGGRGGNGRPANRGA; this is encoded by the coding sequence ATGTCTTTTGAATCCCTGGGCCTGGCGCCCTTCCTGCTGCGCGCGTTGGCCGAGCAGGGCTATGAAACCCCCACCCCGATCCAGCAGCAGGCGATCCCGCTGGTGCTGGAAGGCCACGACCTGCTGGCCGGCGCACAGACCGGCACCGGCAAGACTGCCGCGTTCGGCCTGCCGCTGCTGCAGCACCTGGGCACCTCGCCGCAGCCGGTCAATGGCCCGCGCAAGCCGCGCGCACTGATCCTGACCCCCACCCGCGAGCTGGCCACCCAGGTGCATGACAGCCTGCGCGGCTATAGCAAGTACCTGCGCATTCCCAGCGCGGTGATCTACGGCGGCGTGGGCATGGGCAACCAGCTCGACGCGCTGCGTCGTGGCGTGGACCTGCTGATCGCCTGCCCGGGCCGGCTGATCGACCATATCGAGCGCCGCAGCGTGGACCTGTCCGGCATCGAAGTGCTGATCCTGGACGAAGCCGACCGCATGCTCGACATGGGCTTTCTGCCGTCGATCAAGCGCATCCTGACCAAGCTGCCGCGCCAGAACCGCCAGACCCTGCTGTTCTCGGCGACCTTCGAAGAGAACATCAAGCAGCTGGCGCTGGAGTTCATGCGCAACCCGATGCAGATCCAGGTCACCCCGAGCAACACCGTGGCCGAGAGCATCACCCACCGCGTGCACCCGGTCGATGGCGCGCGCAAGCGCGATCTGCTGCTGCACCTGCTGGCGCAGGACAGCCGCGAGCAGACCCTGGTGTTTGCGCGTACCAAGCACGGCAGCGACAAGCTGGCGCTGTTCCTGGAGAAGTCCGGCATCAAGACCGCGGCGATCCATGGCAACAAGAGCCAGGGCCAGCGCATGCGCGCGCTGAGCGACTTCAAGGCCGGCCGCGTGACCGTGCTGGTGGCCACCGATATCGCCGCACGCGGCATCGATATCGACCAGCTGCCGAAGGTCATCAACTACGACCTGCCGATGGTGGCCGAAGACTACGTGCACCGCATCGGCCGCACCGGCCGTAACGGCTCCACCGGCGAGGCGATCTCGCTGGTGGCGCAGGACGAAGCCAAGCTGCTGCGCCAGATCGTGCGCATGCTGGGCCGCGATGTGGACATCCGCGACGTGCCGGGCTACGAGCCGCAGACCCCGATCCGCTGGGGCAACAGCGCGCCGGGCCGTGCCGAGCAGCCGGGTGGCGATCGCGCCCCGCGCAAAAGCCACGCCCGTCGTCCGCACGGCGATGCACCGCGTCAGGCGCATGCGCATGCCGGCCCGAAGAAGCCGGGCGGCCAGCGCAGCGGCGGGCCGCGTCAGGCCAATGCCGGTGCAGGCGCCGGTCGTCGCGATGGCGGGCGGGGCGGCAACGGCCGGCCGGCCAACCGCGGCGCCTGA
- the queD gene encoding 6-carboxytetrahydropterin synthase QueD — protein MDIFKVFTLEAAHRLPNVPPGHKCARLHGHSFRVELHVSGEPGAETGWIMDFGDIKAAFQPIYDRLDHHYLNEIEGLENPTSERLAIWIWNQLKPALPQLSEIVVHETCTSGCRYRG, from the coding sequence ATGGACATCTTCAAGGTATTCACCCTGGAAGCCGCGCATCGGCTTCCCAACGTGCCGCCCGGCCACAAGTGCGCCCGCCTGCACGGGCATTCGTTCCGGGTCGAGCTGCATGTCAGTGGCGAACCGGGCGCCGAGACTGGCTGGATCATGGACTTCGGCGATATCAAGGCCGCCTTCCAGCCGATCTACGACCGCCTGGACCATCACTACCTCAACGAGATCGAGGGGCTGGAAAACCCGACCAGCGAGCGGCTGGCGATCTGGATCTGGAACCAGCTCAAGCCGGCCCTGCCGCAGCTGAGCGAGATCGTGGTGCACGAGACCTGCACCTCCGGCTGCCGTTATCGCGGTTGA
- a CDS encoding phasin family protein, giving the protein MSAQFENSFTSQFASAAARANQLALDTLEQNVNATTSFFGEFAQARDLGAYQTLWPKGLQLARDNLERLASINQEVVGMGLKISSALGQFAKQQFDTGSETAGAAGKTRRK; this is encoded by the coding sequence ATGTCGGCGCAGTTCGAAAACAGCTTCACCAGTCAGTTCGCGTCTGCCGCAGCACGTGCCAACCAGTTGGCGTTGGACACGCTGGAACAGAACGTCAACGCGACCACCAGCTTCTTCGGTGAGTTCGCGCAGGCTCGCGACCTGGGTGCCTACCAGACGCTTTGGCCCAAGGGCCTGCAACTGGCCCGCGACAACCTGGAACGGCTGGCATCGATCAACCAGGAAGTGGTCGGAATGGGATTGAAGATATCCAGCGCGCTTGGGCAGTTTGCCAAGCAGCAGTTCGATACCGGCAGCGAGACGGCCGGTGCGGCAGGCAAGACCCGGCGCAAGTAA
- a CDS encoding LysR substrate-binding domain-containing protein: MATRLLMRHFPGNPGIRSVPCHGFSNQIALILEPVARGLGFTVIPRHARHAFAQPQAIRVIECGEPVVDTLWLIHRAEWPLSTRAEWVLEQLRAMSACDRHRAEHGAVQPERSA; the protein is encoded by the coding sequence ATGGCCACCCGCCTGCTGATGCGCCATTTTCCCGGCAATCCCGGCATTCGCAGTGTGCCTTGCCATGGCTTCAGTAATCAGATCGCGCTGATTCTCGAACCGGTCGCCCGTGGTCTGGGTTTCACCGTGATTCCCCGCCACGCGCGTCACGCCTTCGCGCAGCCGCAGGCCATTCGGGTAATCGAGTGTGGCGAGCCTGTGGTGGATACGCTTTGGCTGATACACCGGGCGGAATGGCCGCTTTCGACCCGTGCCGAGTGGGTGCTGGAGCAACTCAGGGCGATGTCAGCGTGCGATCGGCATCGTGCAGAACACGGCGCAGTGCAGCCTGAGCGATCAGCGTAG
- a CDS encoding LysR family transcriptional regulator: MKNPHWLRSFATLVETGGFTRAAERLGVTQAVVSQHVRHLEDAFGPLLIRHPRQIELTPAGMALLEYCDEIEVADRRLKLRLADASARSGEISLITPGSVGLALYPRLLTLQQSHPGLVIRDRFAPDSETHQAVLGRQYELGLVTRKPDDPRLTATSFIEEPLELVVPVDAAVAGWQDLERLASSITLKARQWPPAC, translated from the coding sequence ATGAAAAATCCGCACTGGCTGCGCTCTTTCGCCACATTGGTCGAAACAGGCGGCTTCACGCGTGCGGCAGAGCGGTTGGGTGTGACGCAAGCTGTCGTCAGCCAGCATGTGCGTCATCTGGAGGATGCATTCGGCCCATTGTTGATTCGCCATCCCCGACAGATCGAACTGACGCCCGCAGGCATGGCCTTGCTGGAGTACTGCGACGAGATCGAGGTGGCCGACAGGCGTCTGAAACTTCGACTCGCCGACGCCAGCGCACGTAGCGGGGAAATCAGCCTCATCACACCCGGCAGCGTGGGACTCGCTCTCTATCCGCGGTTGCTAACCTTGCAGCAGTCTCACCCAGGGTTGGTCATCCGTGATCGTTTTGCCCCCGACTCTGAAACGCACCAGGCGGTCCTCGGTAGGCAATATGAATTGGGACTTGTCACGCGCAAGCCGGACGACCCGCGCCTGACTGCCACGTCCTTTATCGAGGAGCCATTGGAGCTTGTCGTGCCGGTCGATGCCGCAGTGGCAGGCTGGCAGGATCTGGAGCGGCTGGCTTCATCGATCACCCTGAAGGCCAGGCAATGGCCACCCGCCTGCTGA
- a CDS encoding lactoylglutathione lyase family protein, whose protein sequence is MSPTFPRSFSHIGLSVTDLDAAVTFYTEVMGWYLLMPPTTISEDDSAIGVMCTDVFGEGWGTLRIAHLSSGDRIGVEIFQFTNAERPANNFEYWKTGVFHFCVQDPDVEGLAAKIVAAGGKQRMPVRAYFPGEKPYRMVYMEDPFGNILEIYSHSYELREPLKTPVSCHHRRNAMLAEGATDDQFVRR, encoded by the coding sequence ATGTCCCCGACATTCCCCCGCAGTTTTTCGCACATCGGCCTGTCCGTGACCGATCTAGATGCCGCCGTCACGTTCTACACCGAGGTCATGGGTTGGTACCTGCTCATGCCGCCGACCACCATCAGCGAGGACGACAGCGCCATCGGCGTGATGTGCACTGATGTATTCGGCGAAGGTTGGGGCACGTTGCGCATTGCTCACCTGTCCTCCGGCGACCGCATCGGTGTGGAAATCTTCCAGTTCACCAATGCAGAAAGGCCTGCCAACAACTTCGAATACTGGAAGACCGGAGTGTTTCACTTTTGCGTACAGGATCCGGACGTCGAGGGGCTGGCCGCCAAGATCGTGGCCGCCGGCGGCAAGCAGCGCATGCCGGTACGCGCGTATTTTCCTGGCGAAAAACCGTACCGTATGGTTTACATGGAAGACCCGTTCGGCAACATCCTGGAAATCTACAGCCACAGCTATGAGTTGAGGGAACCTCTAAAAACCCCAGTATCCTGTCATCATAGACGTAATGCGATGCTAGCGGAGGGTGCTACAGATGATCAGTTTGTTCGCCGGTGA
- a CDS encoding IS5 family transposase: MISLFAGEERDAKRQQLSDPLAVLSRHIDFGGIARAVDARLSLGPKAKGGRPAWPTEVMIRVLLLQQLYNLSDDALEYQLLDRRSFVRFVGLEKSGKVPDAKTIWVWRERLKNNDVIGDIDAAISGQLARAGYIARGGQIIDASIVSAPIQRNTREENARIKQNDIPEDWSDAKRAQKDVDARWTSKHGSSYYGYKLHANVDRRWGFIRVHEVSSANVHDSRYFERLLDAGNTARILRADSAYADRDREARLKQEGYRVDIQHKGTRGNALSSAQQRRNQRIAKDRVFVEHAFARLTQQGGKCLRTLGLARAKVVIGLKVAGHNLLRLARLQQAGMRPV, encoded by the coding sequence ATGATCAGTTTGTTCGCCGGTGAAGAACGTGATGCTAAACGTCAGCAATTGAGTGATCCGCTGGCCGTGTTGTCGCGTCACATCGACTTTGGCGGTATTGCCCGTGCGGTGGATGCGAGGCTGTCGCTCGGGCCGAAGGCCAAGGGTGGCCGGCCAGCGTGGCCGACTGAGGTGATGATCAGGGTGTTGCTGTTGCAGCAGTTGTACAACCTTTCCGACGATGCGTTGGAGTATCAGTTGCTGGATCGGCGTAGCTTCGTTCGGTTCGTCGGTCTGGAGAAGAGCGGCAAGGTGCCGGATGCGAAGACGATCTGGGTATGGCGCGAGCGGCTGAAGAACAATGACGTGATCGGAGATATCGATGCGGCGATCAGCGGACAACTGGCGCGCGCCGGTTACATTGCCCGTGGCGGGCAGATCATTGATGCCAGCATCGTCAGTGCGCCGATCCAGCGCAACACGCGCGAGGAAAACGCGCGCATCAAGCAGAACGACATCCCGGAGGATTGGAGCGATGCCAAGCGCGCGCAGAAGGACGTGGATGCGCGCTGGACGAGCAAGCACGGCAGCTCCTATTACGGTTACAAGTTGCACGCCAATGTCGATCGTCGCTGGGGATTCATTCGCGTGCACGAGGTCAGCAGCGCGAACGTGCATGACAGCCGGTACTTCGAGCGGTTGCTGGATGCGGGTAATACCGCACGCATACTTCGTGCCGATAGCGCTTATGCCGACCGGGACCGTGAAGCCCGCTTGAAGCAAGAGGGATATCGTGTGGACATCCAGCACAAAGGTACACGCGGCAACGCATTGAGCTCGGCCCAGCAGCGGCGCAATCAGCGCATCGCGAAAGATCGGGTGTTTGTCGAGCACGCATTCGCGCGACTGACGCAACAAGGTGGCAAGTGTCTACGCACGCTCGGCTTGGCACGTGCGAAGGTGGTCATCGGATTGAAGGTTGCCGGCCATAACCTGCTGCGTCTGGCACGATTGCAGCAGGCCGGGATGCGGCCGGTATGA